The DNA segment TTCTCTGCCATTGGCTCTCATGGTCTACCATTTCTACAGCATCATTAGGGCCAAGAGGCAGAGCTATTTGTCTAGCAATGTGTATGAGCTGACGAGTCATCTCTGGTTGTACATAGGTCCTCTCACAGCTACAGATGGTTGGCCATTGGATGAATAGTTTGAAGCAGGATAAACCAACATGTTATTTGCAGTCTCTATGGGACATGCCTAGGTCCAAAACACAATTTCACATATCCCAATTATCCTCGGATATCTATACTTGCAATTCTATTGCCGTACTAATATTTACCTTTTAGGTCCTTTCCTTGCAATGACAGAATCTAATTCTGGCttatttaagcaaaataaaataagacaacaattaTAAATCATTAAAAGGAGAATTCATGTATGGAGTCTGGGGTAGCTCACAGCCTCAATGGGACAGTCAGTGTATCAAGGTGGCAAAGAAAACAGGCGTTGGTGCAAGTCCCATTGGTTCCAAATTCCAACACCATTATTTATCTCCCTGAGCCAGTTTCCTCTTCTCTGAAATAGGAATAACTTCAGCATTTACCTAATGTATATGTTGTGGTATTTCAATggaataaagaatataaattgcttaacacagtgcctgataGGATGCAAATATCTAAGAATGAACTCTTATTATGATTCATGTTTATAAATCTGGCCTTGAAAGGGCAGAATCTAGGATAACTCTAGTGATCTTATCAGCAGGGGCACTTGCGTAGGCTGTCAGAGTGCTACATGCAGAAAGGCTGACCTTTGACTCTCTCCTTGAGACTAAAATTACCAAaacagtaatcccagctacttggtaggctgaggcaggagaattgtttgaagctgggaggcggaggttccagtgaaccatgccactgcactccagcctgggcaacaaaaagaggctgtcttaaaaggaaaaaaaaatcctaagagaGTAAATGATCTGGCATTGACCATGTGCCCATTTCTGGACCAGTCACTGTGCCAGGAAGAACGAGTGAATAATGAcagtggtggggggtggggaggtgaggGTGGAGAGGATTTGGGGATCCCATGATTAACAGTGTCTCTTGGAAGCATATGGAACCATGGAGTTCAGTTATTAGAGGAATGGTAGAGATAAGCTGAGCAGACCATAACAATGTTTACCATAGTgtgtataataaatacatatcttTGTAAGAAAAAATTGCTAAGCGAGAGCTTTATCTTATCCATCTTCCTCTGACTAGGGCTGAACTGGTATCAtcccaagaaaataattttccaccttttcttcagtatttttcAGAAAAGATAAATTTTCCACCTTAAGTATTTTTCAGAAAAGGACCTCGCAGATCCTGACATCAAGGAATTATCCTAGTGTCCAGGCACTGCTTATTGCAGTTTTATCCAGTTCCCTCATCACTCTAATTTCATAAGTCTATTGAAACActagaaatattttctcaatgtTCTTCTCACAGCTGCCTTCACCTCCCTGTTCTTCAGGCTGTAGATGAGGGGATTCAGCATGGGAGTGATCACGCTGTACTGCAAGGAGAAGATCAACTCTTGAATGGATCCTGAATTTGGCATGAGATAGCGGAGTAATCCAGAGCCATAAAAGAAAATCACTGCcgtgaggtgggaggagcaggtgGAGAAAGCTTTGCTTCTGCCTGTAGTGGAGCTGATCCTCAGTATAGTGGacaaaatgcaaatataagaCAAGAATATCATGAGAAAATTTCCAAAGAAATGCAGGATGCTGGAGCAGAGCAGGGTGGTAAAACTTGCAGACACATCAGAGCAAGACAAAGGATAGAGAGAGGGCAGCTCACAGCTGAAGTGGTGGATATTTTCAGCCTCACAGAAGTCTAAATTGAGAGCTACAAGGATATTGATGAGGGCATCCAGAAAAGCCAAGCCCCATGAGCCCCCCACCAGCCCTGCACACAGCTGTCTGTTCATCACTTGGCCATAGAGCAAAGGAGAGCTGATGGCAACAAAGCGGTCATAGGCCATCACAGCAAGCAGGCAGGATTCAGTGCCCCCAGTGGCAAACACAAAGAAGACCTGAGCCATGCAGCCCTCTACTGAGATGGTTTTCTTCTCAGACAGGAGGTTCTCCAACAGCTTAGGTACAGTAACAGAGGAATGGCAGAGATCCAAGAAGGACAGTTGTCCCAAGAAGAAGTACATGGGTGTGTGGAAGCAAGAATCAGCATtaaccaccaccagcagcagcaggttTCCCATCACAGTCAGGAGGTAAATCACCAGGAACAGCACAAAGAGCAGAGCTTGGGTCTGGGGGCCAGCAGACAGCCCGAGGAGGACAAACTCGGGGACAACGCTGTGGTTTCTCATTGCCTTCAGTATTTTATTTGGAATGAGATAAATAAATTGAGTGAAGCCTCTTCTTATgcctaacaaatatttaaatgttttaaccCTCTTCTCTATTCACAAAGTTTCTTGCTTACCCAAACACTCATATGCGGAAATGATAAACTACTCTGTCCCTAGATTTCCTAAACCCATAATCATCTTTTCTGCAAGACCCCAACcttagattctctctctctccacctttgTGTTCTTTCTTTAATGATTCAGAGTtcgttgttgctgttgttttattattaaggCTACTAGAGAGTGTTTGTAAACTATTGCTAATGATCTAATAgagagggagagattgaaggaaaaataagattaaaattgCAGAAATAGTGTCTCTGAGGGTGTGAGAGCAGAAGTAGAGCATGGCCTTAGGTGGGAACATGTTTGCTTCATCCTTCAGACAGCATGAGGCTAGCAGATTTGGTGTTGGGGAGGAGGCAATTTCCATCCCGTGACTTTTAccttttcaataaatacttaagtGAGGTCAGTCACGGAAAGTGAAAGGGGATAGCAATTGGAGAATTGCAGAGCACGGAGAAAGGGAAATAATCAGAATGAAGGCAGTACAGAGAGACCTCCGATGCTATGTAACTGATCATGAGAAACTGTTGGTCAATATGGGAACACACTCCAGTCATAATCCCCATGCCCCGtttaaacataatttatatgTGATCTATTCAGATTCAGGTTCACCTCTTGTCTGTACCCTCATGCATTTGTAAACATAGACTACCTACTAACTCTAAAGCCtggtcttctttttttcctactctGCACTGACAGCCCAGATTAAAATCACAGATTCAGGAGAACGCTTCAGCACTACTGACTACATTTTGGCTCTTCCTATTCTACTCTATCTTTTGTGTTCATACTGCAAAACAGACACATTCAATTCTCAAAGGACTTATGGTTTCTCTCCCACTGTTTGTCCAAACACCACCCAGCATTAATGCTATTCTTAGGAAGCGAGTCCACACTACCTGCATTTCTAACCCAGTTTAACAATAAACAGcacagaattaaagaaaaactttttcaAATCCAGAGGTCCAGACTAATAAGTCTGAATGTCAATGTGAGAATTATGAAGTTGGGAGTTTGGAAAATTCCTGTTGGATACAGACCTCTTCCTTGATTCCTAAAAGAGGAAAGTAAAAGGTTAAATAGTGTGTATTATTTCTAAAAACCTAAATACTTCTGTCATGCAGGGAATGCATTTtccatattattttaattgtttttcttttactcacCAGTGTAGTTCTAGCTAGAGTAACCTGGATTCTTTTTGAGAACATCACATCATTGGCAGAAGATGCTGGAAAGTCAGGGAATCAAACCAAGAAATGCAGACAGAGAACCTCATCACTCATTATAATTTGGAGGGCAGCAAAAAGAAAGGTCTCCTCTTTTCCACTTGTCTCCAGATGGAGCCCCATTCACCAGCACTAGAAACTTAAATTGTGGGGGGAATTTCTCCTTTATAAATGAAGGTCAAAGAGTGAAAATCTTACAAAGGACATTTTCACAAAGGACAAACTTGGAAATTGTACCCTATCAGGGCCTAACTTCCTCACAGAAAGAAATATACTGTGTTAGCATTATTCAAGGGGTCACAGGAATAAATaaagtcattatttttttaacctgCTGCTGCAATTTCACTATTCTCAATGCTTCATCTATATAAACTCTGAATCCAAATTTAGAATGGAAACAGCTCTGAGAATGCTACCACTATGTTTAGTTATTGTTACAATCAGTTGGAGTCAGCTGACTAGATCTTTCCCAAAAAGGCCTGCCTGAGAGGAACTTTTTTAAGAATGAGACATACAAAAGTATCTAGCACTGTGGCAGTTACAAAAGTTACtctgaatatattatttaaaaatacaaacgaATACATCGATGAATGGATGAGTATGTGAATAAATGTGGCTCAGGAAGAGAATAGTCTAGGGCTTTGCTCCTCACCAAGAACAGACCTGATTGGGAGCCAGTCGAGGATTTTAGACTCCCTGGGCTTGTATTAAGCCAGATATAGCAAAGGTAATAGAGAAGAATTTCACCAACTGGACAGGTTTGCCCCACAGCAGTATGTTTTGCTCTGTTCTGCACTTCCACATACCTCGGAGTATGTAATTATAGGGGATACCCATAACTAAAGACATGGTTCGTTTCTGAATCTCATATGTTTGAAGTTCTGGGAGAGGGTTCTTTTTGAGTCACAAAGTGCCCAGAGTCTATCGCTGATGTCCTCATCTCCTCCCATCCCTTACAGAGAGCTCTCAAGTATTAGCCTTCCCAAACTTACAGGTTTCTGGCATAATGTGGGCTTTCAGCACCAGAAACAAGGAATATAGCAAGATAAAGGAAAGAGATCTTGTCTCAATTATGCCATTTGTACAATGGAATCAAGCAGTAACTACCCTGCAAAGTGGTGAGGTCTTAATTGCTAACTTGAGTAAGCAACTGAAGACAATTGAGGGGCTGAAGAATCatcaaattctctttttttcaccCCCAATCCAAGTGTTTCATTTTCCCAAAAGTAGGAAGAGAAGTGATGTTGAGGAGCAGACCAAAACATCTTAGGTAACACAAATGAACACCATATTGAGGTGGGGGAGAACTCTTAAATACCTCCAACCCATGAGAACAAAGATCAGATGAGAGGACTGACAGGGAAAGGAAGTGCCTGATGGAAGAATGGCAGGAAGTGGTGGAAACAGAGGGAAACAAAGTAGCAGGGAAAATCCtgaaaggacagagggaaaacATTACCATACTTCTGTCTTTTCCTGGTGCACAATGTATCCTGTTTTTCTGAGTTGGTGGGTGTGCCTCTGAACTTGGGAAAAATTCACAGGAGAGAAAATGTACCACAACTGTGATCTTGTGAGCTGACATTGTTATTTAAGACCTTTTTTGCATAAAGAGAAATATGTAAGCTCATTCCTCAAAAGCTCCAGGAAGTAAAGACTTTAAAAAGCTTTTCTGAAGTTTGACAGCATTTTTGCTCTTATCCTGTAATAACTCCAAAACTACAAAGAAAGGGAAACTAGAAACCTTCAAATTCTTAACAGCAACTTTTTTCATACTTCCCCTAGCATAATTACACAATCATTTCTCTATACCTGTTAATATAGTACTAAAAGCACCATGCTAACAAACGAGGCTCGGGTCTAGCCATTCAGAAAGGCTGCTGGGTTAAGTTGGCCAAAAGGATGGCAAAGTATGAACTGAAAACCCTGAGGGGAGCTGGGTCCATCCTGATTAGAAAGCTCAGCCTGAAGCAAATGCTAGGTTCATTAGCTAAAAATGGTTACTAACTGATTCCACTGGGAATTCCCATTGAAGCTAAGTGACTCACGGCTTATTTTTCGATCATCTTGCCAATATTGCCAGGTATTTAATTACTGGATATATTAAAAATAGTgatgattatatatattatgttactATTATTAGGCAATCAATAATAATCCAAATCTATCCACATATTTAACTTTTGGTTTTTTGCTCAACTTTTCTGCATCTAGAACTGAAAATCTTAATAGCTGAAACTGAGATTTCAGTGGATACATTTGACACAAAATAGACAAAGCAGAAGAAATTTTAGTGACTCAAAAGATAggtaagaagaaaataagaacttCCACCTTTGAGTATTTTGTTTCCCCTTGAAGGCCTCCTTTTAAATTTTCCCTTAGTGCAAGTCTTTTAGTGATAAATATATTTCACCTTAATTCTTAAAGGATTTACCACTGGCACAGAATTCTAACAGGGAGTTATTTTTTATTCAGTAATTTGAAGatatcactacactgtcttctgTCTTCTTGTTACAAGTCTAATGTGATGACACAAgagctctctctttctttctctgtgtgtgtgtgtgtgcatgcgtgtccCCACCCCATGATGACACCGTGAGgaggtggccatctacaagccaggaagtgGCCatactttgatcttggacttcctagcctgcagaacagtgagcaTATAGATTTATGTTGCTT comes from the Macaca mulatta isolate MMU2019108-1 chromosome 11, T2T-MMU8v2.0, whole genome shotgun sequence genome and includes:
- the LOC708857 gene encoding olfactory receptor 8S1-like; this encodes MRNHSVVPEFVLLGLSAGPQTQALLFVLFLVIYLLTVMGNLLLLVVVNADSCFHTPMYFFLGQLSFLDLCHSSVTVPKLLENLLSEKKTISVEGCMAQVFFVFATGGTESCLLAVMAYDRFVAISSPLLYGQVMNRQLCAGLVGGSWGLAFLDALINILVALNLDFCEAENIHHFSCELPSLYPLSCSDVSASFTTLLCSSILHFFGNFLMIFLSYICILSTILRISSTTGRSKAFSTCSSHLTAVIFFYGSGLLRYLMPNSGSIQELIFSLQYSVITPMLNPLIYSLKNREVKAAVRRTLRKYF